The Toxorhynchites rutilus septentrionalis strain SRP chromosome 3, ASM2978413v1, whole genome shotgun sequence genome includes a region encoding these proteins:
- the LOC129773411 gene encoding uncharacterized protein LOC129773411, whose protein sequence is MTKTRTMPKEVDYRTLIARGSPLGASHSFKIPSRRARFKLALVLTGVLLVFLYSISLPSWIYGGGTGNPYWEEAYLTKDEEQHFNYNSSYFVNTPGCKMPSLPIMDENIQKFVQKVDPLNCTPALIQSDATSIWFQLNEDDVERYYNLTNASMIECCYRPFERKSNNGVRIVGQENCFEYGERMEISCEFIAVICTHPSRQNVIFYRDYFAFVALKPAVEERCEKTRNDLKSKNLINDDKLSVMILGIDSVSRLNFHRQMRQTAEFVIDRLKAVEMFGYNKVGDNTYPNLVPVLTGLDVEELSAVCLPNSNSTFDLCPFIWHTFADAGYRTFYSEDSSTLETFNYLKKGFHEQPTDYYLRSFYRQADSSIGYNKKVNAKLCLGGRNPTQILVEYAKKIVTVMKDRLSFSLLWACTMTHDLLNYPVLIDKDYKDLLAHMEQQGFFEKTAVVLLSDHGIRWGSYRNTYQGMMEERQPFLYIILPVWFQQKYPTAYRNLRKNRLQLTSHFDLYETLKDLADLSSLTPTSIKKRSFELLETKPVPRGISLFLPISPTRSCEDAGIASHWCTCHNHRPIATNDYRVVAVTRYTVDSLNQMLKKHPQCSVLHLYTIEDASLGVSTEEIISKKPVNQFSDISVRFVTKPGGAEFEATVRIDSFNQSTLTGSVSRTNLYGKQSYCVDDYRMKLYCFCTR, encoded by the exons ATGACTAAAACGCG AACCATGCCAAAAGAGGTAGACTACCGCACGTTGATAGCCCGAGGTAGCCCGTTGGGAGCATCGCACAGCTTCAAGATACCCTCACGTAGAGCGCGATTCAAACTAGCACTGGTTCTAACCGGTGTACTACTTGTATTTTTGTACAGCATCAGTCTACCGTCATGGATCTACGGTGGAGGAACGGGGAATCCCTACTGGGAGGAAGCCTATCTGACGAAGGATGAGGAACAGCACTTCAACTACAACAGCTCTTATTTCGTTAATACGCCAGGCTGTAAGATGCCCAGTCTGCCTATCATGGACGAAAACATCCAGAAGTTTGTTCAGAAGGTTGACCCTCTCAACTGTACTCCGGCGTTGATCCAAAGCGATGCCACTTCCATTTGGTTTCAGTTGAACGAGGACGACGTTGAGAGATACTACAATCTGACAAATGCCAGCATGATCGAGTGCTGCTATAGGCCGTTCGAGCGCAAGTCGAACAACGGTGTTCGAATCGTTGGACAGGAGAATTGTTTCGAATATGGCGAACGGATGGAAATAAGCTGTGAATTCATAGCGGTCATCTGTACGCATCCCAGTAGGCAGAATGTTATATTCTACCGGGATTACTTTGCATTTGTTGCGTTGAAACCAGCGGTTGAAGAACGATGTGAAAAGACAAGAAATGATCTGAAGTCTAAAAACTTGATAAACGACGATAAACTTAGTGTTATGATCCTGGGTATAGATAGTGTTTCACGATTGAACTTTCACCGACAGATGCGACAAACCGCAGAGTTTGTGATCGATCGACTGAAAG CTGTTGAGATGTTCGGTTACAACAAAGTGGGTGACAATACTTACCCTAATTTGGTACCAGTGTTAACAGGACTGGACGTAGAAGAACTGTCAGCTGTCTGTCTTCCAAACTCGAACAGTACCTTCGACTTGTGTCCCTTCATATGGCACACATTTGCGGATGCTGGTTATCGCACCTTCTACTCGGAGGACTCTAGCACTCTGGAGACTTTCAACTACCTGAAGAAGGGCTTCCACGAACAACCCACAGATTACTATCTGAGGAGTTTCTATCGACAAGCAGATTCGTCGATCGGGTATAATAAAAAGGTGAACGCTAAGCTTTGTCTTGGGGGCAGAAATCCAACCCAGATATTGGTAGAATATGCTAAGAAAATAGTAACGGTAATGAAGGATCGACTTAGCTTTTCGCTGCTTTGGGCCTGTACGATGACCCACGATTTGCTGAACTATCCCGTATTAATCGATAAAGATTATAAAGATTTGTTGGCCCATATGGAACAGCAAGGATTCTTTGAGAAAACAGCCGTTGTATTACTGAGTGACCATGGGATACGCTGGGGAAGTTATCGTAACACATATCAGGGAATGATGGAAGAACGACAACCATTTCTGTACATTATTCTTCCTGTGTGGTTCCAGCAGAAGTATCCAACGGCCTACCGTAATCTACGCAAGAATAGACTACAGCTGACGTCTCATTTCGATCTTTACGAAACGCTCAAAGATCTGGCCGATTTATCCTCACTGACCCCAACCAGCATCAAGAAGCGATCTTTCGAGTTGCTGGAAACGAAGCCCGTTCCCCGAGGGATAAGTCTGTTTTTACCGATCTCCCCGACACGCTCCTGTGAAGACGCCGGGATTGCCTCACACTGGTGCACCTGCCACAATCACCGACCAATCGCTACGAACGATTATCGGGTGGTGGCGGTCACACGCTACACCGTGGACAGTTTGAATCAAATGCTGAAGAAACACCCCCAGTGCAGTGTTCTCCATTTGTACACGATCGAGGATGCCAGTCTGGGTGTATCGACGGAGGAAATAATTTCCAAAAAGCCGGTCAACCAGTTTAGTGACATAAGTGTGCGGTTCGTGACGAAACCGGGTGGGGCGGAGTTCGAAGCGACCGTTAGAATCGATTCCTTCAATCAGAGCACACTTACTGGTAGTGTCAGCAGGACGAATCTCTACGGTAAACAGAGTTACTGTGTGGATGATTATCGGATGAAGTTGTATTGTTTTTGTACTCGATAG
- the LOC129773416 gene encoding rRNA-processing protein UTP23 homolog: protein MKVTKHKKARKYMSFYMNNFGFREPLLVLIDGTFCHAAYKARLQIEEQLKRYFQCELKLIVTACIITETENIGGPLVAVCQLLKKFLVHKCGHEKHPIPGSACIRALTKTCNYIVATQDRDLQDKIRSQAGIPLFYLHNNLVPTLVQPSEASVKAAASKTQAKVQVREVDEKTLSNLKKKQGLLVDTDQKPKRRKKMKNPNPLSCKKSKKQKSQNRNPPFSDGVKDKVIEKKKRKRVKLPKHVIEHLKSNKTSELIS from the exons ATGAAGGtaacaaaacataaaaaagctcGCAAGTATATGAGTTTCTATATGAACAACTTTGGATTTCGAGAGCCGCTGCTTGTCCTGATCGATGGTACATTTTGTCATGCTGCTTATAAG GCACGACTTCAAATCGAGGAACAGCTCAAAAGATACTTTCAATGCGAGCTGAAACTAATAGTGACGGCTTGTATAATCACAGAGACTGAAAACATCGGTGGTCCACTAGTAGCGGTGTGTCAGCTGCTAAAGAAATTTCTCGTGCATAAATGTGGTCACGAGAAGCATCCTATTCCAGGATCGGCCTGTATTCGGGCTCTCACTAAGACTTGCAATTATATAGTGGCCACACAGGATCGCGATCTGCAGGACAAGATTCGTTCCCAGGCCGGGATACCGCTTTTCTATCTCCACAATAATCTAGTTCCCACTTTGGTGCAACCGTCGGAAGCTAGCGTTAAGGCAGCTGCCTCTAAAACACAAGCCAAGGTGCAGGTCCGTGAAGTGGACGAAAAGACTTTGAGCAACCTCAAGAAGAAGCAAGGACTTTTGGTGGATACGGACCAGAAACCAAAACGTaggaagaaaatgaaaaatccaaatcccttgtcttgtaaaaaatcaaagaaaCAGAAATCGCAAAATAGGAACCCACCGTTCAGTGACGGTGTGAAAGATAAAGTCATCGAGAAGAAAAAACGGAAACGTGTAAAACTTCCGAAACATGTTATAGAACATTTGAAGTCGAATAAAACGAGTGAATTAATCTCTTGA